In Setaria viridis chromosome 5, Setaria_viridis_v4.0, whole genome shotgun sequence, the genomic stretch CACCTAACCTAGCTAGCTGACATCCCTTTCTAATTAGCTCTCACCTGAAAAAGAATACAGACCTATAAGTTGTCAATGTGTTAGGTTAGATAATAAAATCACAGGTTAGAGCTGTGCTGATGCTGCTCCTAAGATATCCAATTTGTGGAACATTGCTTAGTGCTTTAGCTGGTGCTAAGGGTACAAGGGATAGAAAACAGGTTTAGAATCATATCATAAAGTCAGTTTTACAAATTCCGAATTCGTATATAAAGATGTATCTTACCAAGAAAACAAGAAGTGTGCAGACTACTCAAGTATTTCTTCAGTAGGTTTCTGAGAAATCTGCACGAAAAATGAAATGAGTCAGCGAGTGATTAGAATCAACCATCAGCTTTTAAAAAATTGTACATAAGAAAAAAACAAGCTAGAAACCCTAAACAAGTCCACCTTAGAAACAGCACAAATTTAGACAGATTCTATAAGGCATAAAGGCCTCGATGAGAGCTAATGCACGCGCAATTGTCAATAATTATACCAAACTCCAACGAGACAAAGTTGACAATGGATCCCAGGAATGGAACGGCAGCAACAAGCAGAGCCATAGAAACAAACAGCGCCTAGCTGCGCACGCTCAGTTTGGACAGGTAACTTAAACAGGGGGCCTAATCTCTTGCCACTGATGTCACCTTCACACTTCCAAAGGTTGACATAAAGATGAAATAAACAAATGGCACCTTGCTCCATGTTTTGAGGGCATGCGTTCTTCCTTTTAGATTTAAAATAAAACGCTTATACATGTCTAGGTCAATCATCAAACTATTCTACCTTTCAGATGAGAATTTAACCATGGAAaactttcttatttttttaacaagaaggcctttcaaatttcaagtttcaaccCAAGTTGTCATCATGCAACCTGACCATTTGAAAAATTACTCCCAGCACTTGCTTGAAAGAATATGAAGCTTCCAAGTGCACCTGTCCAGTTAAAATGCAGACCAAGTGGTGTGCAGACCCCACATATCAGTAGACATTGTAAATAACTTATCAGTAAAAGTGATCACCTCGTAAGCCTCGATCTTAATGGTTGCCTTGTAACCCTACACATCCAAACAAAACAAGTAGCTTCAGtcatggaaagaggagaagcaTGCCAAGGAACAGGTAAAATAACCTAATCACGTAAAAGCATTGCAGCCACATATAGATCAATAATAGAGAAAACAGTTACTCTGCACCACAGTACTGCATTACGTATAGCCGCGACAGAAAGAGGATTAGATGCAAACAAAAGGCAGATCATAGGGGCACAGGTGTCGGGGCCCTTGTAAGAAGTATAAGCCAATTTATAAACCTCTGTAGCTACAGGAATTCTGCTTTAAAGCATGCCAAAACTTCTTCCACTTCCTTCCTAAAACGCAACCACCACCTCTGCCAAGACCAACCAAAACCAGAAAACACAACTCACCAAACACATAAGGTGAGGCAAGAACAATGGAAAAACATAGCCCCCAAAGCCATGACCAACCACTCCAAGAAGAGGACTACATAGATATGGATTTGagctcggcagcagcagcagatgcgGCCACCACCACAGCAAGCTTGTTCTGCTACAGCACTCTCATGGCGACCTCCCCACAACACTCGCGAGAGTTTGAATTCCACATGCCAGCTCCACTTGACCAGTGGGAGCCCATGGCATCCCCAGCAGATGAGCTCTTCTACAAGGGCAAGTTGCTACCGCTCCATCTTCCACCACGCATTCAGATGGTTGAGAAGCTCCTGGAGAGTGCGGCTGAGAAGGGCTTACTCTCAGCGAGCACTGCCCCAGCAACACCATACCAGTCATGCAATGTATCAGCAGCAAATTCATGTTATGCCAGTGGTGAGCTCAATGCGGAGTACTACTTCCATGAGTGCATATCCGCTGGTAGTGATGCTGCTGAGGAGGCAGCAGCCTGTGAGAAGAAGCCATGGTCCAAGAAGCTCAAGTTCATCAGGCATCTCAACCTTGGTCTCAAGCTCAAGGCATCAAAAGCTTACTTGAAGACAATATTTGCCACTAAAGGAGGGAATCCAGATGACAAGCATGGTGTACCTAGAGCAGACGAGTTGTCCAATGCACAGTTCAAGACCTGGAGGAAGGACCCATTTGGCAATATCAGAAGCAACAGGTACATTGCCTCACCCATCAGCAATAGGAACACACTAGGTAGCAAGCTTAAAGAGGACGAGTGCAGCCATAGAAGATCCTTCTCCAGTGTCATTATCCGATACTCGTCATCAAACAAGCCATCCTCtgtttcatcatcatcatgctcttCATCAAATTCGTCCTCGTTCTCCATTCCAAGCTCAACTGACTCTGGTGTTGGACCCGTGctgaggaggagcagcagtgcAAGTTCAGAGATGGACAATCCAATTCAGGGAGCAATAGCATACTGCAAGAAGTCACAGCAGCTTGCCTCAGTGAGGAAGAGTGCAAGTGATGCAGGTTTCCGgttcatgtcatcatcagcATCAAAAATAGCAGCAGAATCTGAAGATGCAGAGGGTATATTTGATATTAGCCGAAATATAAATGTAAATTCAATGTTTTCTCAATAATTCTGTACTCTTTTGATCTTGATATTTCTGCAGATATGATACACATTTAATGTTATAACCTTCAAAAAGTTGATGTAAGCAATTTCTGTTGAAGGACAAACAGTTCCAATATGCAACAAATATTGAAAAGttccctctctttttttaaacTAGAGAAAAATCGATGTAAGCATTTGATATGTCTGCTATGTACCAGAGAAAATTTCACCAACAAACTAAACATATATAATATTTTCTCTGATCAGTGTCTTTAGCCACATTCATGTGTTGTGACTAAAATGAAAGGTAATCTAAACAAATTCACGAGTCAGGAACACAACCTAGCACTGCAAATTGTTTATTGGTTGGTGGCATTTTGTAATGGTCAATTGGTCTTATCTATCCACATGTGTAAACAAGTTTCTTATTAAACCCTACCTGATTCCTATTTCTTGAACACATCACAGAAAATGTACTCTTCAAAGATAGGTAAATGCAGTAACTAAGCAGGATCTTGTCTTTACATTAGCTCAAAATGCCCAACTTGGACCAaagaagttttttttccctggaAATTGGATATCATCAGTTGGCCTCCATATTAAGATATGCTATTTAGAACACAAATACCATGGCTTCGTAAACCAAGGAACGTGCAAATGCTATAGCAGTGACCTTATTTAATAAGCACACAAGACACTCATGGCCGAAAAATGAAAAAGTTCAAACATGAGAGCCTGAAAGACTACATCCCTGTCTTGCCATGGCAAACAAAAAAGGAGTATCCACAACATAGTACATATCAGAAACTTTAATTACCTGCAGGTATATGTTGGTCATCTTTAAAGCTACGAATCATCTGACAAGAAGCATCAAGGTTAACAAAAAAATTGTGGAGGTGGGGGTAGTGGGGGCACGAGTGTCCCTTCCCACCAACACGTGCCTAAGCTTGATGGGATGCTGATATGCATTGTAAGAAACATTAAAATGCAATAAATGAATAAGCACAAAAAATTGTTACCTTTCCTCTTATTTGTGTAGAACCTTGTATAAGCTCAAACAGTTTTcagcctttctttcttttcttgtacTGGTTACAACTTAATATTTTCAATTCCCCCTAGCTTAATTATCCTGAAGTATCAATTGAAATTTCATTGTGATAACAACAGCAATGTAAAAGGTTCCATCACAAGGAGTAGATCAAGGACACTAAATACAGAAGATTAATATCTAGGATAAATCTAACAGTTCCAGCTGTCTATTTCCTGAGATAACTCTGGCCATCCAGTGACTTTGAAAGTTAAGCTGGAAAATGTAGTCCAACTTGTTCACTCACCTAAGGGGACCAGGAAAGCTAAAAACCAATGGACAAGATCAGCTTCATTTCCATAATGCCAGATTTCCAACTCAGTAATTTTCCTCATTTAAGCACCTGCAATGCTAAAATTACAATGACAGATCAGATATAATTTATATCAGCATAGGCATCAAACAATTGCATTAAAGAACACTGCTTGTCAGAATCTATCCTaaatggaaacaaaagaaaccaaacaagggagcatcacattccttagCTTCAAAGCAGAACATATACTGAAGAAATGGCTAAGTAAAGACAGGAATCCTTAAACTAAGAGAGCATGCTTACAAAAGGCAGGACAAGATTAAAGCAAAAGGTAAACAGAGTTATCCACTACATTGATGATGTTGAGCGGTGTTAGGACTGACAGCAACAAAATAGGGCCAACTTTACGCCTCCCTGCCTCCAATAGTTAGCCAGTGTTCGCGTTGTTGCTAAATCTTATGTTGTTTTGCATGACATAAGCTGCCCCTCTGCCTTTTTAGTCCTGAAAGAATTTTGAGTCTGTTTAGATTGCTGTGCCAACTTGTGCCACCGAgtctgatttttcttttttttgggaaaTGCCAACTCCCAGATTAGTAAGGAAAGTAACTTGTGACAGACCAAACTAATCTTCTATCCAGTGATTGGTAACTGCACCATAGTCTACCAGAACATGTGCATCCCAGTTACCATTGTAGATTCGACAAGGTGAATATCATATACAATATCATCATGGACACAGCACACATAACTGCATATGCTCTTGCTGGCAAGGTGAGTACTACATAAGACTGAACAGGTTCCTGGAATACAGAAAGC encodes the following:
- the LOC117857408 gene encoding probable membrane-associated kinase regulator 4, with the protein product MEKHSPQSHDQPLQEEDYIDMDLSSAAAADAATTTASLFCYSTLMATSPQHSREFEFHMPAPLDQWEPMASPADELFYKGKLLPLHLPPRIQMVEKLLESAAEKGLLSASTAPATPYQSCNVSAANSCYASGELNAEYYFHECISAGSDAAEEAAACEKKPWSKKLKFIRHLNLGLKLKASKAYLKTIFATKGGNPDDKHGVPRADELSNAQFKTWRKDPFGNIRSNRYIASPISNRNTLGSKLKEDECSHRRSFSSVIIRYSSSNKPSSVSSSSCSSSNSSSFSIPSSTDSGVGPVLRRSSSASSEMDNPIQGAIAYCKKSQQLASVRKSASDAGFRFMSSSASKIAAESEDAEGIFDISRNINVNSMFSQ